The following proteins come from a genomic window of Phnomibacter ginsenosidimutans:
- the lnu(I) gene encoding lincosamide nucleotidyltransferase Lnu(I) translates to MTQLQMIDKTKSIAQNDKNISAVFMYGSFTKNEGDKYSDIEFYIFLKDKEKFSAENWVSQIHPLALYFTNEYGSEVAIFENMIRGEFHFLTNDQMEVIKSWDGLVEFSDFDKMILVDKEDLLTNTLKEIKTKVPDRTTNENILWLSQSLLNVLLTTSNLIKRQEFAHAYQSLSNVQKYLLWLIRIETYQTKHWESPTKSLEKDIDPDWYSLFQETTSELDPTDIKTAFKKTLTLTEKLFDNLGVEAKLKGVLRRIE, encoded by the coding sequence ATGACACAGTTACAAATGATTGACAAAACAAAGTCAATAGCTCAAAATGATAAAAATATTTCTGCCGTATTTATGTACGGGTCATTTACCAAAAATGAAGGGGACAAATATTCAGATATTGAATTCTACATCTTCTTGAAGGATAAAGAAAAATTTTCCGCTGAAAATTGGGTAAGCCAAATTCATCCTTTGGCATTATATTTTACCAACGAGTATGGAAGTGAAGTTGCCATTTTTGAAAATATGATAAGGGGGGAGTTTCATTTTTTGACAAACGACCAAATGGAAGTTATCAAATCGTGGGACGGTTTGGTAGAGTTTAGCGACTTTGACAAGATGATTTTAGTAGATAAAGAAGATTTATTGACTAACACGCTCAAAGAAATAAAAACTAAAGTACCTGATCGAACAACAAATGAAAATATCCTGTGGTTGAGCCAATCATTGTTGAATGTTTTACTTACAACAAGCAACTTAATTAAACGACAGGAATTTGCTCACGCTTACCAAAGCTTATCAAATGTTCAAAAATATTTACTTTGGTTAATAAGAATTGAAACATACCAAACCAAACATTGGGAAAGTCCAACAAAAAGCTTGGAAAAAGACATAGACCCAGATTGGTATTCGTTATTTCAGGAGACAACATCAGAATTAGATCCGACAGATATTAAAACAGCTTTCAAGAAGACATTAACATTGACTGAAAAACTTTTTGATAATCTTGGAGTTGAAGCAAAATTAAAGGGGGTATTAAGGAGAATTGAATAA
- a CDS encoding REP-associated tyrosine transposase: MPFAYDIKDQGALHFLTFTVHQWVDVFTRQQYAAIYLDSLLHCQQEKGLLIYGWVVMTNHVHLMARATQNNLSDIIRDHKKFTAKKIVAAIAANERESRREWLLQLLQYNGHVWFWEEGYHGEAVYSEPFFLSKLNYLHQNPVRAGIVDKATDYLQSSAADYAGIRKGRLPIFGLA; this comes from the coding sequence ATGCCATTTGCTTATGATATCAAAGATCAGGGAGCACTGCACTTCCTCACTTTCACGGTGCATCAGTGGGTTGATGTATTTACCCGACAGCAATATGCAGCTATTTATCTCGACAGTCTTCTTCATTGCCAGCAAGAGAAAGGGTTGCTGATATACGGTTGGGTGGTCATGACCAATCATGTGCACTTGATGGCGAGAGCTACGCAAAATAATTTGAGTGACATCATTAGAGATCACAAAAAGTTTACCGCCAAAAAAATAGTAGCTGCCATTGCAGCCAATGAGCGGGAAAGTAGAAGGGAGTGGCTATTGCAGCTGTTGCAGTACAATGGGCATGTATGGTTTTGGGAAGAAGGCTACCATGGCGAAGCTGTTTACAGTGAGCCTTTCTTTTTATCGAAACTGAATTACCTGCACCAAAATCCTGTAAGGGCTGGGATAGTAGATAAAGCAACAGATTATTTACAAAGCAGTGCTGCTGATTATGCAGGCATAAGAAAAGGGAGGCTGCCCATATTTGGGTTAGCGTAG